In the Chthonomonadales bacterium genome, CCAAGCTTGCCCAAAACCTCCAAACGCCGCTGTTGTCTGACGCTCAATGTGATTGTCCCCATACCCATTAGCATGCGGACAAAGTCCCTGAGCAATAACACCGGACATATTCCCTGAGCAGTTACAAGCCGAGCTGCGGCCCTTGACACCGCTGGTGGCGCTCTGCTACAATCTGCGGCGTCAAGCGCACGGCGCCATCGTCTAGAGGTTAGGACGGGGGGTTCTCAGCTCCCAAACCGGGGTTCGATTCCCCGTGGCGCTACGATCCGGGGCGGGCCAGGGCGGCCCGCCCTTTCGCATGGCTGGCCGCGTCAATCCGCCCGGCTAGCGCCAGGGGAAGCGACGGGGCGCGTCGAACTGACATGCGTGAGCGCACCTCGGACACGCGAGCTCCTGCGCGGCGCCGGGTCTCTATTGGCTGTGAACAGAGCATCCATCATCCTCCCAGCTCTCCTGGTGCTGCGCGCCGGAGCGCCGGCTATCACGACCGACGACGCCGTTCGCATCGCCCTGGGCGATAGCCCGCGGATTCGGGCCGCACGGCTCGCATCCGTCGCCGCGCAGGCACAGACCGACCGCGAGCGCCCGGTCGCCCTTCCGCTACTGTCGCTGCGGGCCGAAACGCGACTACAGGGTCCGCGCGTCACCTTCCCCCGCGCCGGTGACGGCGACGCCACCGTCCTTCCCGAGCAGTACAGCCGCGTCGAGCTCTCCCTCGAGCAGCTTCTCTACCGGCCCGGCGCCTCGCTTGCCCGCGGCCGCTACACCGCCGAAACGCGCGCCAATGCGCTCGACCTGCTGCGCGAGCAGAACGACCTGCGCCTCGCCGTGCGGCGCGCCTTCCTTGACCTCGCCGAGGCGCAGGCGATGGTCGGGGTGGCCGACGAGGGAGCCGACACGGCGCGGCGACACCTGCGGCAGGCGCGCCTCATGCTCGAGGCGGGCCTGACGCCGGAGCGCGACGTGAAGTCGGCCGAGGCCGACGCCGCCGAGGCCGCGCAGCAGGCGGCCCGTGCCGTGAACGGCGCTGCCCTGGCTCGCGGCAACCTCAACCGACTCCTCGGACGCGATCCGGCCGCGCCGCTTACCATCGCCCCACCGGTCGCGCTGCCCCCGCCGCCGCCCGCGTACGAGCCGGCCGCGAATCGCGCCGCGCGGGATCGGCCCGAGCTAGCTGCCTTGCGCGAGCACCTGCGCGGTGCGCGAGCCGGCGTCGACCTGGCCGCCTCCCAGGCCGGCCCTTCGCTGAGCGCGCAGTTGAGGGCCGTTCAACAGACGCCGAGCGCATTTGCCAGCTCTCGGTACTATGCCGGCGGCCTCCACCTGAGGTGGGACCTCATCGACCGGGGCGAGTCGCGCGCCAACGCCCGCGAGGCGGCCGCGCGCACCGGGCAGCTAGAGGCCCAACTCGATGATGCCGTGCTCGGAATCCGGCTGGAGGTGGCGAAGGCGATCGGCGATGAGCAGACGGCCCGAGCCACGCTGGCTTCCGCGGCCGAGGCGGTCGAGTCGGCGCGCGCTGCCCTGCACGTCTCCGAGTTGCGGTATGCCGCCCGAGCGGCCCTGCTGCTCGAGGTGGCGGGGGCGCGCGTCGCGCTTTCAAGAGCCCTCGGCGATCGCGAGCGAGCGCTCTACGACGTGCACCGGGCCGCCACCGACCTGGAGCACGCGACGGCGGCCGGTCTTCGGATATCAGGCGAGGGCGGCCAATGACGCGCCGCGCCCTCGTGGCTCTCCTTCTCGTGGCGATCGTCGCCGCGGCGGCGTACTTCAACGTGCGCGCCCGGCGTGCGCGGCAGGTGGCGCCCACCGGCACGTCGACTCCGGCGCCCATGCTCGTGGAGGTGGAACCGGTCACGTGGCGCTCGCTGCAACACCAGGTGACGACGACCGGAGTGGTGAGGGCAGAGAGGCAGGTGTCGGTCTCGGCCCGTGCGCCGTCGCGGGTCGTTGCGGTGCTGGTGCACGCCGGCGACCGCGTGCGGGTGGGCGACCCGCTGATCCGCCTGGACTACGCCGCGGCATCGGCGCAACTCGGCGGCGCCTCGGCGGCCATCGCGGCGGCCGAGGCGCAGCATGGCAAGGCGATCGCCGGTGAACAGGCTCGCCTGGCGGAAGTGGACGCTCAGGTGGCCCAGGCAGAGGCGGGCCTGCGCGCGGCGCGCAACTCGCTGGTGCGGGCCGAGTTGGGCGCGCGCCTGTCGGCGCAGGCGGCCGCCGGCGAGGCCGGCCGGGCGGCCGCCGCTGTTCGCCAGGCCGAGGCCGGCCTGCGCCAGGCCCAGGCGGCCCACGACCAGTCCGTCGCCACCCTCAGGCGGACACAGTGGCTATTCGATCGCGGAGGGGCGGCGAAGGTCGACCTGGAGGGCGCGAAGGCGCAGGAGGAGGTCGCGCGCGCCCAGCGCGACGCGGCCCGCGCGGCCGTTGACGAGGCGCGCGCGGCCGCCCAGCCCGCGCACGCCTCAGCGCCACTGCGACGCGACGTGAGCGGGGTGGAGGTGGACGCGGCGCGCGCCGGCATCGCCCAGGCCCAACAGGGTCTCACGGCGGCGCGGCGCGCGCGCTCCGCCGCCGCACGCGTGGCCGAGCGCGACGTCGAGGCGACGCGGGCGCAGGTCGAGCAGGCACGCGCGGGTCGCCGCGAGGCGGCGGCGCAACTGGGCGGTCCCGTGCTGCAAAGCCCGATCACCGGGGTGGTGGCCGACGTGCGCGCAACAGTCGGCGAGATGGCCCAGCCCGGCATGCCGCTGCTCACGGTAGTGGATCTCGCAAGCGTCTACGTCGAAGCGATGCTGCCGGCGGCCGATGCCGCCGCCGTGCGGCCCGGAATGGCGGCGCGGGTCTCGGCGATGGGACGCCAGGAGACGATCCAGGGGCGTGTGGAGCGCGTCGCGCCGACAGCGGGCCCGAACAACCGGTCAGTTCCGGTGCACGTAGCGGCACCGTCAGCGGCGTTGCGGCCCGGCGTCGCGGTGCGCGTCGACACCAGCGTCACGGTCGCGCGAGCGCTGGCCATCTCTCTCGACGCCGTCCGCCGCGAGGGGGAGCGCGCGTACGCATTCACTGTCCGTGCCGGGCGCGCGAGGCGAGTGCCGGTGCGGACCGGCCCGGTCGGCGAGCGCTACGTCGCCGTCGAGACCGGCCTTCGCGCGGGCGACCGCGTGGTGGTTAGCGCGCCCGGCGCACTGTCGGACGGTACGCCGGTGCAGGAGCGGTGATCGTCCGGCGCACGCGCCGCGGGGGCCGGGGCCATGATGGCGGCGCCGACCGACGCCGGGAGCCGGTAGATGGCCGTGCCGTCCGGCGCCACGCTGCGCTCGGCGTACGTGTCCAGGTAGAAGAGCTCGCGGGGGCTCACGTAGGCCGGCCGCGGCGCGACGTCGTCGTCCGTAACGATCAACACGGATGCTCGGAAGGGCGGCATCACAGCGGTCTCCTTTCTGGTCTCATGCCCATCTACTTCTTCTACGCGCGCCAACCGGGGCTCGTGATGGGTGTCGGTCGCATCCCGACTGTGGCATTCCTCACAGGGTGCGCCCCCGCAGCGCTCGGCAGCCTGCCATGTGGCTGACCATCGTCGCCATACGGCGGCCCGTCGTCCTGTGGGCGGCGCTCGCCGCCGTGGCCGTTCTGGGCCTGACCGCCTACTATCGG is a window encoding:
- a CDS encoding TolC family protein, which gives rise to MNRASIILPALLVLRAGAPAITTDDAVRIALGDSPRIRAARLASVAAQAQTDRERPVALPLLSLRAETRLQGPRVTFPRAGDGDATVLPEQYSRVELSLEQLLYRPGASLARGRYTAETRANALDLLREQNDLRLAVRRAFLDLAEAQAMVGVADEGADTARRHLRQARLMLEAGLTPERDVKSAEADAAEAAQQAARAVNGAALARGNLNRLLGRDPAAPLTIAPPVALPPPPPAYEPAANRAARDRPELAALREHLRGARAGVDLAASQAGPSLSAQLRAVQQTPSAFASSRYYAGGLHLRWDLIDRGESRANAREAAARTGQLEAQLDDAVLGIRLEVAKAIGDEQTARATLASAAEAVESARAALHVSELRYAARAALLLEVAGARVALSRALGDRERALYDVHRAATDLEHATAAGLRISGEGGQ
- a CDS encoding efflux RND transporter periplasmic adaptor subunit; its protein translation is MTRRALVALLLVAIVAAAAYFNVRARRARQVAPTGTSTPAPMLVEVEPVTWRSLQHQVTTTGVVRAERQVSVSARAPSRVVAVLVHAGDRVRVGDPLIRLDYAAASAQLGGASAAIAAAEAQHGKAIAGEQARLAEVDAQVAQAEAGLRAARNSLVRAELGARLSAQAAAGEAGRAAAAVRQAEAGLRQAQAAHDQSVATLRRTQWLFDRGGAAKVDLEGAKAQEEVARAQRDAARAAVDEARAAAQPAHASAPLRRDVSGVEVDAARAGIAQAQQGLTAARRARSAAARVAERDVEATRAQVEQARAGRREAAAQLGGPVLQSPITGVVADVRATVGEMAQPGMPLLTVVDLASVYVEAMLPAADAAAVRPGMAARVSAMGRQETIQGRVERVAPTAGPNNRSVPVHVAAPSAALRPGVAVRVDTSVTVARALAISLDAVRREGERAYAFTVRAGRARRVPVRTGPVGERYVAVETGLRAGDRVVVSAPGALSDGTPVQER